A genomic stretch from Pontivivens ytuae includes:
- a CDS encoding DUF6931 family protein — protein MTLGPFDNLRKLPDTPVAGILARGNAKLQTKLDAAKGASAAEVLAELDGKGALMDMMQVLAHALPPREAIWWACLSGRDVAAEGTPPIEAAEAWVFKPGPETRIRARQALDTADNEDDTALCAMAASFADGTLGPGELEDYAAPPGAVGTAAFGMALTALFHDEEQVEAQGPLILARALDIARGGNGKIAVEGEATP, from the coding sequence ATGACCCTTGGCCCCTTCGACAACCTCAGGAAACTGCCCGACACGCCGGTGGCAGGCATCCTCGCCCGTGGCAATGCGAAGCTGCAGACCAAGCTCGATGCGGCCAAGGGCGCATCGGCGGCGGAGGTGCTGGCGGAGCTCGACGGCAAGGGCGCGCTGATGGACATGATGCAGGTGCTTGCCCACGCCCTCCCGCCGCGGGAGGCGATCTGGTGGGCCTGCCTCTCGGGGCGGGACGTGGCAGCAGAGGGCACGCCCCCGATAGAAGCCGCCGAAGCCTGGGTCTTCAAACCGGGGCCGGAGACGCGCATCCGCGCGCGGCAGGCCCTAGACACAGCCGACAACGAGGACGACACCGCGCTCTGCGCCATGGCCGCGAGCTTCGCCGACGGCACGCTCGGCCCCGGCGAGCTGGAGGACTACGCCGCCCCGCCGGGTGCGGTCGGCACCGCCGCCTTCGGCATGGCGCTCACCGCCCTCTTCCACGACGAGGAGCAGGTGGAGGCGCAGGGCCCCCTGATCCTCGCCCGCGCGCTCGACATCGCGCGGGGCGGCAACGGCAAGATCGCCGTCGAAGGGGAGGCCACGCCATGA
- a CDS encoding PAAR domain-containing protein, protein MTLPAARVGDPHVCPMVTGIVPHVGGPIVVPCPTVLIGKMPAATATAMAVCVGPPDVVAKGSTTVLTGKKPQARLGDTCAHGGAIVMGCPTVLVGG, encoded by the coding sequence ATGACCCTCCCCGCGGCCCGCGTCGGCGACCCCCATGTCTGCCCGATGGTCACCGGCATCGTTCCCCATGTGGGCGGGCCGATCGTCGTGCCCTGCCCGACCGTTCTGATCGGCAAGATGCCTGCGGCGACCGCCACCGCGATGGCAGTCTGCGTCGGCCCGCCGGACGTGGTCGCCAAGGGCTCCACCACCGTGCTGACAGGCAAGAAACCGCAGGCCCGCCTCGGCGACACCTGCGCCCATGGCGGGGCCATCGTGATGGGCTGCCCGACCGTGCTGGTGGGAGGCTGA
- the tssJ gene encoding type VI secretion system lipoprotein TssJ, which yields MFYTGRFTAALVLTLAACAPVPEPAPTTQVALTIAAAPDMNGGLPAQAKVYYLAAPGTFGASDFFAVFQEPEATLGAELMDVDEVQLAPGGTFTDLRSFDTPPGAIGVVVAFRDIGGAFLDVQPLAPNASNVVEISVSGNTVVIR from the coding sequence ATGTTTTACACTGGAAGATTCACTGCGGCCCTCGTCCTGACGCTGGCAGCCTGCGCGCCTGTCCCGGAACCCGCGCCGACCACGCAGGTCGCCCTCACCATCGCCGCGGCCCCCGACATGAACGGCGGGCTGCCCGCACAGGCGAAGGTCTACTACCTCGCGGCACCCGGCACGTTCGGCGCCTCCGACTTCTTCGCGGTGTTTCAGGAGCCCGAGGCGACGCTGGGTGCGGAACTGATGGACGTCGACGAGGTGCAACTCGCGCCCGGCGGCACCTTCACCGACCTGCGCAGCTTCGACACACCGCCGGGCGCGATCGGCGTCGTCGTCGCCTTCCGCGATATCGGCGGCGCGTTCCTTGACGTCCAACCACTCGCGCCCAACGCCTCGAACGTCGTCGAGATCAGCGTCTCGGGCAACACCGTCGTGATCCGCTGA
- the tssK gene encoding type VI secretion system baseplate subunit TssK, producing the protein MSWENKVIWQEGLFLEPHHFQQQDRHVAAQIAGVASAVTPYAWGLRELTLDEDLLKLGKIAITSCTGLTPDHVTFRVPQGDDHPTALDVPKGVANAVVYLAIPTRREGAVEVDLSGEARSAARFQPAEIDVTDTTGRDRRPVRMAVGKLHLQLALDLDDLADQLVIPVARIIEVRQDGEVVLDRAFIPACTDARAAPPLQGFLRELEGLLSQRAEALAGRLNQSGGAKGVAEISDFLLLIAVNRALPQVRHLAAIENAHPQAIYHFLTALAGELSTFMAADKRAPEFPAYRHDDLTNVFQPVFRTLRQHLSAVLEQNAVAIPIEPRKYGVSVAMIPDRSLVTSATFVLAAKASVPPESVRRHFPTQAKLGPVEKIRELVNSALPGVALRPLPVAPRQVPYYSGVVYFELDRDSAYWKQMTTSGGLAVHVSGDFPDLEMELWAIR; encoded by the coding sequence GTGTCTTGGGAAAACAAGGTCATCTGGCAGGAGGGGCTGTTTCTGGAGCCCCATCACTTCCAGCAGCAGGACCGCCACGTCGCGGCCCAGATCGCGGGCGTCGCCTCCGCCGTCACGCCCTATGCCTGGGGCCTACGGGAGCTGACGCTGGACGAGGATCTGCTGAAGCTCGGCAAGATCGCCATCACGTCCTGCACCGGGCTGACGCCGGATCACGTGACCTTCCGCGTGCCGCAGGGCGACGATCATCCGACAGCACTCGATGTGCCGAAGGGGGTTGCGAACGCCGTCGTCTACCTCGCGATCCCGACCCGGCGCGAGGGTGCGGTGGAGGTCGATCTGAGCGGCGAGGCGCGTTCCGCCGCCCGCTTCCAGCCCGCCGAGATCGACGTGACGGATACCACGGGCCGCGACCGGCGCCCGGTGCGCATGGCGGTGGGCAAGCTGCACCTGCAACTGGCACTCGACCTCGATGATCTCGCCGACCAGCTCGTCATCCCCGTCGCCCGGATCATCGAGGTCCGCCAGGACGGGGAGGTCGTGCTCGACCGCGCCTTCATCCCCGCCTGCACCGACGCGCGGGCCGCGCCGCCGCTGCAGGGGTTCCTGCGGGAACTGGAGGGGCTGCTGAGCCAGCGGGCCGAGGCGCTCGCCGGGCGTCTCAACCAGAGCGGCGGGGCGAAGGGCGTGGCCGAGATCTCCGACTTCCTGCTGCTGATCGCGGTCAACCGTGCGCTACCGCAGGTCCGCCATCTCGCGGCGATCGAGAACGCGCATCCGCAGGCGATCTATCATTTCCTGACGGCGCTCGCCGGCGAGCTCTCCACCTTCATGGCCGCCGACAAGCGCGCGCCGGAGTTTCCGGCCTACCGCCACGACGACCTGACCAACGTGTTCCAGCCGGTGTTCCGCACGCTGCGCCAGCATCTGAGCGCAGTGCTGGAGCAGAACGCCGTCGCCATCCCCATCGAGCCGCGGAAATATGGCGTGTCGGTCGCGATGATCCCGGATCGGAGCCTCGTGACCTCCGCCACCTTCGTGCTGGCTGCCAAGGCGAGCGTCCCGCCCGAGAGCGTGCGCCGCCACTTCCCCACGCAGGCCAAGCTCGGACCCGTGGAGAAGATCCGGGAGCTCGTCAACTCCGCCCTGCCCGGCGTGGCGCTGCGGCCCCTGCCCGTCGCCCCGCGGCAGGTCCCCTACTATTCCGGTGTCGTCTACTTCGAGCTCGACCGCGACAGCGCCTACTGGAAGCAGATGACGACCTCCGGCGGGCTTGCGGTGCACGTCTCCGGCGACTTCCCCGATCTCGAGATGGAGCTGTGGGCGATCCGGTAG
- the tssL gene encoding type VI secretion system protein TssL, long form yields MSRDDPFFEPTDTDKTIIRPNPAGRRPAAPTPMPPPGPAARAAPPPPAPTAGAPAVPVSTAATGLNPLNAAASTLFSLVARIRNRAQHPDPAALRNSVAAEIRAFENAALQAGVHAQTVRVARYAICATLDDVVLNTPWGGQSAWTQQGMVITFHNETHGGDRFYDLLTRLEKAPSENLMLLEFLYVCLSLGFEGRLRVAPGGGEKHLAIRDGLARLIRTHRPQGERDLSANWKGMEVAHRLLSSWTPIWVTAGLTLGGLCAVFFGFSVALAGDTERLRGQISALDVDGVVTLARAAPPPPPPPPAPQVIERVQTVSSFLAPEIAQGLVTVDDRGNTLTVRIAGQAMFASASDTLSPDYEAVVDRVAAALEEEPGRIIVAGHSDNIPINTARFPSNLQLSLARAQSVMDRMAGTLADTDRLSAEGRADREPIASNDTPEGRAQNRRIEVILVKAG; encoded by the coding sequence ATGTCACGCGACGATCCCTTCTTCGAGCCGACGGATACGGACAAGACGATCATCCGGCCCAACCCGGCCGGGCGCCGTCCCGCGGCGCCGACCCCGATGCCGCCGCCGGGGCCTGCCGCACGCGCTGCACCGCCTCCGCCAGCCCCGACCGCGGGTGCGCCTGCGGTGCCGGTCAGCACGGCGGCCACCGGCCTCAACCCGCTCAACGCCGCCGCCTCGACCCTGTTCTCGCTGGTCGCGCGCATCCGCAACCGGGCACAGCACCCCGATCCGGCCGCCCTTCGCAACAGCGTCGCCGCCGAGATCCGCGCGTTCGAGAACGCGGCCCTTCAGGCCGGGGTCCACGCCCAGACCGTCCGCGTGGCGCGCTACGCGATCTGCGCGACCCTTGATGACGTGGTGCTCAACACCCCCTGGGGCGGGCAGAGCGCGTGGACCCAGCAGGGAATGGTCATCACCTTTCACAACGAAACCCATGGCGGCGACCGCTTCTACGACCTGCTCACGCGGCTGGAGAAGGCGCCGTCCGAGAACCTGATGCTGCTGGAGTTCCTCTATGTCTGCCTCAGCCTCGGGTTCGAGGGACGGCTGCGCGTGGCCCCCGGCGGTGGCGAAAAGCACCTCGCCATCCGCGACGGGCTCGCCCGGCTGATCCGCACCCACCGCCCGCAGGGCGAGCGGGACCTGTCCGCCAACTGGAAGGGGATGGAGGTCGCACACCGGCTGCTATCCTCCTGGACCCCGATCTGGGTGACGGCGGGCCTGACGCTGGGCGGGCTCTGCGCTGTCTTCTTCGGCTTCTCGGTCGCGCTTGCCGGCGATACGGAGCGGTTGCGCGGCCAGATCAGCGCGCTCGACGTGGACGGGGTCGTGACCCTCGCCCGCGCGGCCCCGCCGCCACCGCCGCCGCCCCCCGCACCGCAGGTCATCGAGCGGGTGCAGACCGTCTCCTCCTTCCTCGCGCCCGAGATCGCGCAAGGGCTCGTCACCGTCGATGACCGGGGCAACACGCTGACCGTGCGCATCGCGGGACAGGCCATGTTCGCCTCCGCCTCCGACACGCTGTCGCCGGACTACGAGGCGGTGGTGGACCGCGTCGCCGCAGCACTGGAGGAAGAGCCCGGCCGCATCATCGTCGCGGGGCACTCCGACAACATCCCGATCAACACCGCGCGCTTCCCGTCGAACCTGCAACTGTCGCTCGCCCGCGCACAATCGGTGATGGACCGCATGGCCGGAACCCTCGCCGACACCGACCGGCTGAGTGCGGAGGGCCGGGCCGACCGGGAGCCCATCGCCTCCAACGACACGCCCGAGGGGCGTGCCCAGAACCGTCGCATCGAAGTCATTCTCGTGAAGGCAGGCTGA
- a CDS encoding type VI secretion system contractile sheath domain-containing protein, producing MPMDIEHEAADLLEGAAPAAPNTGFGTLSAPRTEAAGQSDAKFRIALLGDFSGRANRGLIEIGDALATRKPIKLDVDNIDDVIARFATTLVLPVGADGAGVEVRLTGLDDLHPDEIYETVELFEELSDLRNMVARGDRSALADLEEWAEEHSHAIAPAKRSKGSNVPADRRLSDFEALIGERQGQTVEASDTDALIARIVGPYVQKAPADDQDEMLAAVDAALSGAMRTILHHPDFQTVEATWRSLDFLARRIETGPRLEIVLYDVSAEEWAADLAAVEDLAESGLFRMLAEEPQLDAAQGPFSAVFGLYTLEETPPHAQLMGRMAKIAAWMNAPFVAAISPAFLDIKKEDRHPLVAEAWDALRALPEAGHTGLASPRFLLRLPYGERTEPVDAFDFEEFTLRDGLKGMLWANPVILSATLMTATAAKSGKEMRLGEIMSMGDIPVHTMTDPHGDQVALPCTERLLNTRTMADVVARGFMPVLSIKGRNEVRQGSFQALGAGMLAGPWASGGIQAAAESSIEVGLGAGVPTADEAPAAAPEAEEDDLPDLDGSDDGDDDLGDLDDLLAGFGDDADSDDDEEEIDPELAALLEGL from the coding sequence ATGCCCATGGATATCGAACACGAAGCCGCGGATCTTCTGGAGGGCGCCGCCCCGGCGGCTCCCAACACCGGCTTCGGCACCCTGTCCGCCCCCCGGACGGAAGCCGCCGGGCAGAGCGACGCGAAGTTCCGCATCGCCCTGCTCGGCGACTTTTCCGGCCGCGCCAACCGGGGCCTGATCGAGATCGGGGACGCGCTGGCGACCCGCAAGCCCATCAAGCTCGACGTGGACAACATCGACGATGTCATCGCGCGTTTTGCCACCACGCTGGTCCTGCCCGTCGGGGCGGATGGCGCGGGGGTGGAGGTACGGCTCACCGGCCTCGACGACCTGCATCCCGACGAGATCTACGAGACCGTCGAGCTCTTCGAGGAGCTGTCGGACCTCCGCAACATGGTGGCACGCGGCGACCGCTCCGCCCTCGCGGATCTGGAGGAGTGGGCCGAGGAGCATAGCCACGCGATAGCCCCAGCCAAGCGGTCCAAGGGAAGCAACGTCCCCGCCGACCGGCGGCTCAGCGACTTCGAGGCCCTGATCGGCGAACGGCAGGGCCAGACGGTGGAGGCGAGCGACACCGACGCGCTGATCGCCCGCATCGTCGGCCCCTATGTCCAGAAGGCCCCCGCGGACGATCAGGACGAGATGCTGGCCGCGGTCGACGCCGCCCTCTCGGGCGCCATGCGCACCATCCTGCACCACCCCGATTTCCAGACGGTGGAGGCGACCTGGCGCAGCCTCGACTTCCTCGCCCGGCGGATCGAGACCGGGCCGCGGCTGGAGATCGTGCTCTACGATGTCTCGGCCGAGGAATGGGCCGCCGACCTTGCCGCCGTTGAAGACCTCGCCGAGAGCGGGCTCTTCCGCATGCTGGCCGAGGAGCCGCAGCTCGACGCGGCGCAAGGTCCGTTCTCCGCCGTCTTCGGCCTCTACACGCTGGAGGAGACGCCGCCCCACGCGCAGCTCATGGGCCGCATGGCGAAGATCGCGGCGTGGATGAACGCGCCTTTCGTCGCCGCCATCTCCCCCGCCTTCCTCGACATCAAGAAGGAGGATCGCCACCCGCTGGTCGCCGAAGCCTGGGACGCCCTGCGCGCGCTTCCGGAGGCCGGGCATACCGGCCTTGCGAGCCCCCGCTTCCTGCTCCGCCTGCCCTATGGCGAGCGCACCGAGCCGGTGGACGCCTTCGACTTCGAGGAGTTCACCCTGCGTGACGGGCTCAAGGGCATGCTCTGGGCCAACCCGGTGATCCTGTCGGCCACCCTGATGACCGCGACCGCCGCGAAATCGGGCAAGGAGATGCGGCTGGGCGAGATCATGTCGATGGGCGACATCCCCGTCCACACCATGACCGATCCCCATGGCGATCAGGTCGCCCTGCCCTGCACCGAACGGCTGCTCAACACCCGCACCATGGCCGATGTGGTCGCCCGCGGCTTCATGCCGGTTCTGTCGATCAAGGGGCGCAATGAGGTGCGGCAGGGCTCGTTCCAGGCGCTGGGCGCGGGCATGCTTGCCGGCCCCTGGGCGTCCGGCGGCATTCAGGCCGCGGCCGAAAGCAGTATCGAGGTCGGTCTCGGTGCGGGTGTGCCGACGGCTGATGAAGCACCGGCGGCCGCGCCCGAGGCGGAGGAGGACGACCTGCCCGATCTCGACGGCTCCGACGACGGCGACGACGATCTGGGCGATCTCGACGACCTGCTCGCGGGCTTCGGTGACGACGCCGACAGCGATGACGACGAGGAAGAGATCGACCCCGAGCTCGCCGCCCTGCTGGAGGGTCTGTGA
- a CDS encoding type VI secretion system Vgr family protein produces the protein MADDIILEGRQIRLELPGKLKGFLMRAEVNEGLSRITETTIEFMSPDLDIDLQKLVGERLSLEIDAPKDKVRHFQGRCVAAEFLGSHAGRGYFRAAVRPWLWFLTRNTDCRIFQDKSVIEVIKEIFGQHGFSDYRDTTRHPYPKRTYCVQYGESDFAFISRLMEEEGIYYYHSHDKTKETLVLADEASAHRSIEDHAEIDFHFREQQYRRRDDHVFEWRGGESIQTGKVALRDYDFEKPKSDLTSVKALPRGKHAYKSYEHYSYPGRHGDTRTGEHLARVKVEGFAGQTHRAHGVSNVRQMAAGTKFKLKEHPRKAENAEYLVISARHQMQIDADTQDREIVEAILGPTLDFDGTNMADSYRCLFEVQPTELTYRAPQVTLRPEHPGIQTAVVVGKPGEEIWTDKYGRVKVQFHWDRKGRRDDSASCWIRTAVPWSGKGWGMIGVPRVGQEVVVQFEDGDPDRPIITGMVYNGDTSVPHDLPANQTQMGWKTNSSKGGGGFSELIFEDKKDAEFVRLQSERDFRQIIKNNAEITVGLEHRKGGTFTQTIHGDKTETIREGDHSFTVGKGAERVSIAKGRETTVGEDDTLSVDADQSVTVKGAKTDKIGKGYTVDVGAALEVSAKSKISFKCGGSTIEMTPTKVTITATQVEVKANATAKLTANGQLTMEGKGQASLKGAGMLKLEGGGMTQLKSSGLLMAKGSLTMIN, from the coding sequence ATGGCCGACGACATCATCCTCGAAGGACGCCAGATCCGGCTGGAGCTTCCGGGCAAGCTGAAGGGCTTCCTGATGCGGGCCGAGGTGAACGAGGGCCTCAGCCGCATCACCGAGACGACCATCGAGTTCATGTCCCCCGACCTCGACATCGACCTGCAAAAGCTGGTGGGAGAGCGCCTGAGCCTCGAGATCGACGCGCCGAAGGACAAGGTCCGCCACTTCCAGGGCCGCTGCGTCGCCGCCGAGTTCCTCGGCTCCCATGCCGGGCGCGGCTACTTCCGCGCCGCTGTCCGGCCGTGGCTCTGGTTTCTCACCCGCAACACCGACTGCCGGATCTTCCAGGACAAGTCGGTGATCGAGGTCATCAAGGAGATCTTCGGCCAGCACGGCTTCTCCGACTACCGCGACACGACGCGGCACCCCTACCCCAAGCGCACCTACTGCGTGCAGTACGGCGAGAGCGACTTCGCCTTCATTTCCCGCCTGATGGAGGAGGAGGGGATCTACTACTACCACAGCCACGACAAGACGAAGGAGACGCTGGTCCTCGCCGACGAGGCGAGTGCGCACCGCTCCATCGAGGATCACGCCGAGATCGACTTCCATTTCCGGGAGCAGCAGTACCGCCGCCGCGACGACCACGTCTTTGAATGGCGCGGGGGCGAGAGCATCCAGACCGGCAAGGTGGCGCTGCGCGACTACGACTTCGAGAAGCCCAAGTCGGACCTGACCTCGGTCAAGGCCCTGCCCCGCGGCAAGCACGCCTACAAGTCCTACGAGCACTACAGCTATCCCGGACGCCACGGCGACACCCGCACGGGCGAGCATCTGGCACGGGTGAAGGTCGAGGGCTTCGCCGGCCAGACCCACCGCGCCCATGGCGTCAGCAACGTGCGCCAGATGGCGGCGGGCACGAAGTTCAAGCTCAAGGAGCATCCGCGAAAGGCGGAAAACGCCGAATATCTCGTCATCTCCGCCCGCCACCAGATGCAGATCGATGCCGATACCCAGGACCGGGAGATCGTGGAGGCGATCCTCGGCCCCACGCTCGATTTCGACGGCACCAACATGGCCGACAGCTACCGCTGCCTCTTCGAGGTGCAGCCGACGGAGCTGACCTATCGCGCCCCGCAGGTCACACTGCGGCCGGAGCATCCGGGCATCCAGACCGCAGTTGTCGTGGGCAAGCCGGGCGAGGAGATCTGGACGGACAAGTATGGCCGCGTGAAGGTCCAGTTCCACTGGGACCGCAAGGGCCGCCGCGACGACAGCGCGTCCTGCTGGATCCGCACCGCCGTGCCGTGGAGCGGCAAGGGCTGGGGCATGATCGGCGTGCCCCGCGTGGGCCAGGAGGTCGTGGTCCAGTTCGAGGACGGCGACCCCGACCGCCCGATCATCACCGGCATGGTCTACAACGGCGACACGTCGGTGCCCCACGACCTGCCCGCCAACCAGACGCAGATGGGCTGGAAAACCAACAGCTCCAAGGGCGGCGGCGGCTTCAGCGAGCTGATCTTTGAGGACAAGAAGGACGCGGAGTTCGTCCGCCTCCAGTCCGAGCGCGACTTCCGCCAGATCATCAAGAACAACGCCGAGATCACCGTGGGGCTGGAGCACAGGAAGGGCGGCACCTTCACCCAGACCATCCACGGCGACAAGACCGAGACGATCCGCGAGGGCGACCACAGCTTCACCGTCGGCAAGGGCGCCGAGCGCGTCTCCATCGCCAAGGGGCGCGAGACGACGGTGGGCGAGGACGACACGCTGAGCGTCGATGCCGACCAGTCCGTCACCGTGAAGGGGGCCAAGACAGACAAGATCGGCAAGGGCTACACGGTTGATGTGGGCGCGGCGCTGGAGGTCTCGGCCAAGTCCAAGATCTCCTTCAAATGCGGCGGCTCCACCATCGAGATGACGCCCACCAAGGTCACGATCACCGCCACGCAGGTGGAGGTGAAGGCCAACGCCACCGCGAAGCTCACCGCCAACGGCCAGCTCACGATGGAGGGCAAGGGACAGGCCTCGCTGAAAGGTGCCGGCATGCTGAAGCTCGAAGGCGGCGGCATGACCCAGCTCAAATCCTCTGGCCTGCTGATGGCCAAGGGCTCTCTCACGATGATCAATTGA
- the tagH gene encoding type VI secretion system-associated FHA domain protein TagH, which yields MSLTLRLTSSGTLPNNATSVAMENGVLTIGRGDENTLALPDPDRMLSKRHCVVEERGGDYLLTDISTNGTFLNYSAERVGEIPTPLSHGDVIQVGDFELVVEIGGAQPEAALPMAPAEDSLPAAPSSAPEPLATLDDPLAEGGGGDFLDDLLGSPAASADIPLAPDPFAEGASVPDHSPAAQDHFTPPAPNAAAIPDDWDDLFAPEPAPAPTAPADPFGAQAAPPPGAMPPPAAQQPAPASTDAARAFLEAAGAAHLDIPTEELAATMARLGRTYAAMVAGMREILMARASIKSEMRMERTMISMGGNNPLKFSISPEQAVEAMIRPTVPGYLDAEAATTEALADIRAHEVAMMSGMEAALKDLLTRLGPDQLATRIESGSSLGGLLGGKKARYWEAYERMYAEIARETEDDFQSAFGREFARAYEEQLKKL from the coding sequence ATGAGCCTGACCCTCCGCCTCACCAGCTCCGGCACGCTGCCGAACAACGCCACCTCCGTCGCGATGGAAAACGGCGTGCTCACCATCGGGCGCGGCGACGAGAACACCCTCGCCCTGCCCGACCCGGACCGGATGCTCTCCAAGCGCCACTGCGTGGTGGAGGAGCGGGGCGGCGACTACCTGCTGACCGATATCAGCACCAACGGCACGTTTCTGAATTACAGCGCCGAGCGGGTGGGCGAGATCCCGACGCCGCTCAGCCATGGCGACGTCATCCAGGTCGGCGACTTCGAGCTGGTGGTGGAAATCGGCGGAGCGCAGCCCGAGGCCGCCCTGCCCATGGCCCCGGCAGAGGACAGCCTGCCGGCTGCTCCGTCGAGCGCCCCCGAACCCCTCGCCACGCTGGACGATCCGCTGGCGGAGGGCGGTGGCGGCGACTTCCTCGACGACCTCCTCGGCAGCCCTGCCGCGTCCGCCGACATTCCGCTCGCGCCGGACCCCTTTGCCGAGGGGGCCAGCGTGCCGGACCACTCGCCCGCGGCGCAGGACCATTTCACCCCGCCCGCGCCTAACGCCGCCGCGATCCCCGACGACTGGGACGACCTCTTCGCGCCGGAGCCTGCACCCGCGCCAACCGCGCCCGCCGATCCGTTCGGCGCACAGGCCGCACCCCCGCCCGGCGCCATGCCGCCCCCGGCGGCCCAACAGCCTGCGCCCGCATCGACCGACGCCGCCCGCGCGTTCCTCGAGGCCGCCGGCGCCGCCCATCTCGACATCCCCACCGAAGAGCTCGCCGCCACGATGGCCCGCCTCGGCCGGACCTACGCCGCCATGGTCGCGGGCATGCGGGAGATCCTGATGGCCCGCGCCTCGATCAAGAGCGAGATGCGGATGGAGCGCACCATGATCAGCATGGGCGGCAACAACCCCCTGAAGTTCTCGATCAGCCCTGAACAGGCGGTCGAGGCGATGATCCGCCCGACCGTGCCCGGCTATCTCGACGCCGAAGCCGCGACGACCGAGGCACTCGCCGACATCCGCGCCCACGAGGTCGCGATGATGTCGGGGATGGAGGCCGCACTGAAGGACCTGTTGACCCGCCTCGGCCCCGATCAGCTCGCCACCCGCATCGAATCCGGCTCCTCCCTCGGCGGCCTCCTGGGCGGGAAGAAGGCCCGCTACTGGGAGGCCTACGAGCGGATGTACGCGGAGATCGCCCGCGAGACGGAAGACGATTTCCAGTCGGCCTTCGGGCGCGAATTCGCGCGGGCCTATGAAGAACAGCTCAAAAAGCTTTGA